The nucleotide sequence ggccagtcctcgtatttagactaactggaagggaatcctcttttcaaagggtctggatttttccatattcccttctttaaattcattgtgacatgattttcaaataactatttttattttatattttaatttgaaatattgttaaaaattgattgatctttcttaaggtttggtcattaatattatgtaagagattttgtattgaaatgggggttggacttcctatattaactagttcctgatacaggtcaaattgatttgttttgttaattgggcaTTCAAGTAACATATGAGTTATACTTCCCGTCtgtccacattcacaaaaaggagtatcactacaattaattttaaacaaatggtctggtgtgtgacaatggcccgttcgcattctaataatagatgtcaagtgccttcgatccacaaatgtgaatttgtggaaccaagggtttatagaaaaatcactttggcattgttgataccatttccctttagttttaaactgctttgtccattcaactttaaactcgtttacaattttttgtttaataaaaggcaaaaagtcaaatttatctattttaatgTCTGCAGGAACATTTAAAGTCTTGCCTATATTTGCCAATTTATCAGCCTCTGTATTCCCCTTTACTCCAGTATGGCCTGGAATCCAAGCTAAGATTATATTAAATCCTGCTTCCATTGACTCAATAATAAGTCTTTTAGTTAGGTTTACAATATGGTTGTTTGTCCCCCAGGTGGTGTTATGTAATTTTTGGATAGCACTTTTAGCACCTGAAAAAATTATtgcttctttaatatttttttcaatacaaactGATACTGCCTTGTTAATTGCAATAATTTCTGCAGTGCATATTTGAGTGTGCTCATGTAATCTGGATGCATAATTATAATTGATTGAAGGTATGTGTACCCCAAAACCTACTGTCCTCGACTCGGGATCTAAAGAACCATCTGTAAATACCCATGTATAATTTCCATATGAAGCTGaaaattcattaagaaattcctgATGAGTATAGATTTCCATTTTTTTGTGGGTTGAGAAAATTGTCTGAAATGTTCCCGTAAGATAATTCAGTTCGATCTGAAAGCAGGATTTAATATTCTCTTTATATAGATTAATGAGGtatttgtcaaaattatttttgatttcaaTCAAATATGGTGGCTCTTGTGATTTCCAAAATCCTATTTTATAATTTACTTTGGTTCCCAACTCTGACAGGATTTCGTTCAGTGGATTTTTCAGATCAGCTAGGATTTTCAGATAGAACTTAGCGCACAGTATTTTCCTTCTTGCATCTAATGAAATTTCTCCACTTTCTGCTAACAAAGCATTAGTGGGGGTAGATCTCATACAGCCCGCTTTATTTTTCAtcgtttattatttattatttcattttcattttatatttattattatattattattttatatttattatatttatatttattatttcattttcatcgtttctttattttttcatcTTCTCCAAATATTTTCTGTCGTCTGTATTTCTCCAAAGATTTTTCTGAGCACCTTTCCATTCCAGATATGTACTCTTTTCCTCCTGCTTCTTCATAatccatgtttcactggcatgCATCACCGTGGGTCTGATTAGTACCTAGTAGATTCGCAGTTTAGCTGTTCTTGGAACATTTCTGgctctccttcttcttcttctttctcgcaTGATCTATCATGCTAGTAGGCTGCCTGTTCATTGCCATCAAGTCTTTCCCGGACGATGAGATCAAGCATTCTCGCCTTCCTGTTGTTAGTTTACCCCAGGgacgtaacagaggcccccgcagcgtgaagctttcGGGGGGCTCAATCGcttaggggccccatcttgtcatctgatattatgtaaaaatgtccggaaatgtataaattgactaattataagcaacttttgttcttctatagagtttctttatctatgctaatacttttcaagcaatttgcgagtgaaaataaacaacgttttcagacgagtttttcgaaaataactcaaaaataagtatttatcgaattaaatattagatatcgaaagaATATTTGTAGAAAAATGTAGCTTGTAAGATACATAAAATGGTGTaattattcatgaagtctatcgacacagtaaaagcacagttgaagctcatgaaaaattattcttatttgtccaattccaaaatggaatatttcaacctgaaataaccaaaaaatgaaccaattttcgggaaaaactcttaaaactttttttaaatgttaaaaaaagctttatttttgttttttataaaagtttttagcaccaaaactataaaagttacgctcaaaataaacttagcccctttttttggtaaaaaaaatcatgaaaatctgcCCCTgtttcgcaccccaaataaaatttatcattaacgctttaccatttactttaaatatatattgtttatatggcctgtaagtttgaccggttcaaagttcttatttttgaaaaaattaagtttttttattttggaaaaatgcctttttttcaaaataacttaaaaagtattagtgatacgaaaaatcttaaagagtaaagaaatgtaagtagatcttgcttttataaatattttggctttattttgtttttctgtaagacaaaaattggttaagacatggctgtttaaaatttgcatatacatactcgtgattagtgactcgttcaagcccttttaactagaacccttttagaaataagcactttgaacaggTGAAACTTAAGGtcgtataaaaaaagttaggtaatttataaggcgataatgattagtgTTATTTGGGGTGCCAAATAGGGGGaagtttttcacatttttttaccaaaaaatggtaTTAACTGTaatttgagcgtaactggcttagttttgatgctagaaacttttataaaaaataaagcttcttttaaacactttaaaaaatttgtaatgagtttccccgaacagtatttcattttttggttatttcacgttgaaatattcgatttggaatttgacgaatacgaaaaacttttcatgagctacaagttttcttttactgagtcgatagacttcatttttgtttcatttttttcttataagctagatacatttttgctaacaatattcttttcgatcgaatacttactctttgaactatttgcgaaaagtcgcctaaaaacgtggtttttttgttgaacaataaacatttttactcataaataactcgaaaagtcttgagttgaccacttcggtggtgacactgaaaattacacggtatcgccatattttacgttgatttactgggctgtaacacatatacataggtatttgttacacatgtcgcattaaTCATTTTTTGAAAAGGGCCCCATTTACAATTCTACGAGgggcccgacggagtttgttacgccactggtcTACCCTGTCGTCTTTTACCCACTGggttattcgctttttttaacgAATCCGCTTTTCTCCATTCTCGTTATATATTTGTTCCAATATTTTTGTCTTTGTCTGACCCACCTTCCTACGGCCTGTATTCCACAGTTTTGTACGATGTCTTTACTTCTTATTCTGTCAGGTAGAGTTTTACCTTTTATACTTCTTAATGTTTTTATTTCAAGTGTTTTCATCATTTGTAACGTTTTACTTTTGTCTGGtcttgtttctgccgcatatatgttataataagtattattgtttttttatacagagttgggataaagtatggaaccaagcaaatatctttgaaatgaaaagaacaatatttatgaaactttgcatgcaagtacagtgacgcaaaaggcatctgatgccatattttttgttactactccacttccggtttcaccggaaatagccttaacttatttactttaaatgggacaccctgtatatttttgcagattttaaaagaacttgttattctTAATTCATACATAACAAGTTttgaagaaaaaactattaaaacaataaataaatctctttacagttaaaaaataggttaatttatttacgttagaccaatgatattaaaaataaaaaaaaataatttcaaatgttgaaaatgtttgctgttcacctcctgacaacgtgcaagcctataaataaattcgtgagtcactttttgcaagatttctccacgtattcgcattcatcaattattctttgtctcaaatcctgcaaacatgttggtcgcctaacgtaaacacgtgattttagataaccccaaagaaaaaaatctaacggttTGAGGTCtggagaacgagcgggccactctatgaatcctctacgttcaatccatcgatttggaaaattcactcccaaaaaatgaaaattcaccataccataaccgattatcattaatattccaatacgatctttttcacttaaatgaactatgtttaatacaacttatttctgtcaattagttcagtaatagttttacctactatactaaattcaaataagtcatgcagtgcatgtaaacaacaattttagtctacactacagtatagatggtactcgtttatttcctactacgttgtactaatacaaaaaattatctactgacactttttaactaattttttctaccaaatttgggtatgtataaattaaaaataacaagttcttttaaaatccgcaaaaatatacagggtgtcccatttaaattaaataagttaagggtatttccggtgaaactgGAAGTGgagtaataacaaaaaaatatggcaacagatgccttttgcgtcactgtacttgcatgcaaagtttcataaatattgttctttacgTTTCAacgatatttgcttggttccatactttatcccaacccagtatattttgactttgcttttagtatttaaatatttgttccTCCATACGATTTCTTTCAGGCATTCCGAGATTCTAGCTGCTTTCATTGTTTGTTCTCTGACCTCTTTTGAGACATTTCCAAGATATTTGAAGTGATTCACCTGTTCCACAGTATTGGAGTCGatttccaatttgcatcttatcggTTCTTTGGAAATTACTAAGCACTTTGTCTTCTTGGTGTTGATGAGCATACATATTTAGTTCTTTGGCGAGAAGTGAAGACATCAAACAAAACTGGGAAACACAGGACATAGGAAGGTGGGTCAGACAAAGACGAAGATATTGGAACAAACATATAAAGAGAATGGAGGATAGCAGACTCGTTAAAAGCGCAAAAACCGATAAAAACTCAGTACTTAAAAGCTTGAAACGATGGTGAGAATGTTGGACGTCATCATCCGGGAAAGACTTGATGGCAATGAACAGGCCTTAGCCTACTAGCATGACCGATCATACTAGAAAGAAGACGAAGAAGCATTTATCATTGATTTGGCATCTTTTTAAATAGTATATTTATCAATTCCTTTCAGGTACTCATTTCCGTGCTTGTAGCACTTGCTGTTGCTGATCCTCAGCCAGGTGCGGTAGAAGTTTTGGGAGGACTGGGGAAAACTGTAAATGGAGCTGTAGATGCTACTGCTAGAGGAGCCAAAAGCCTTTTTGGAATTGAAAGTAAGTAGAAAAACTGCATTACATGACTTTGAAGTACTCTAATGTACAAATTATTTGATATTATCGTTAAGCAGGCTTAGAGCCTAAATATCATAATATGAGTGTTTATTTCTCTACTGCTGTATTTTTCCATCACCTACCTTATAATGAAtgttgcatctgttgttgatctgtcgTGTATGAAGTCAAACTGTTGATCGGATATTTTggtattttcatggtgtgaccaAGTAGTTTTATGGCCATgtaatttgtatatttttgtatatcTTCCTTCTTTTTCTAAACAaatactaatatactgcttctccattcatctggcatGTCCAACTTCCATATTCTTATCTCTACTTAGGCTCTCCACACTTCCACAGAAATATCATCTGATCCAAGtgcttttcttttctttattttttgtaatgcttgaaccacttcctcgtttgttctttcttggtgaccattgctgttcCTGTCTCCATGCGAAACgaacttataatcgagggtaaaatgGAAGGCAAGAGAgaaataggacgcaagaaaatgtcctggctccgaaacataaggcaatggacagaaattaacgacatacaatatctgatacacattgcaagaaacatagagttaatggaaaatgtgatcgctaacatcaattagtggatttgcatctgaagaagaagtgTCCGATCTATGTTCTTTCTactatttatataattttctccttccttttattttttcttgaacttTATATGACCACCAACATGTCTTTTTATTCTTTAGTACTCTTCTCCGTCTTTCAGTCTTCAGTCTTTATTCctaaacttttttcctgacagttttcttttcttttcttttcttttcttttcttttcttttcttttcttttcttttttttttcttttctgttcttttcttttcttttcttttcttttcttttcttttcttttcttttcttttcttttcttttcttttcttttcttttcttttcttttcttttcttttcttttcttttcttttctcttcttttatTTGCGATAAAATGTTCAAAAACCATATTGATGTTCTTCTATAAATGCTTCTGTATTATTTTTGACTGTAGTGTTTTTGTCGATCGGATAGCCAAGCGGGACGGCAGATCGCCTGCCCATCACTTCGCTGTGATGTATGTGACTTCAAATCCTGGCCCGGTGAACGGAAAAACAAAAAAGCTAACGCAGCAGTTTAAAATTGAATCTGAGGCTTAGACTGGAATACACTGGTATCTGATCAGGCTCTAGAGGAGGAATATGGCAAGGGATAAGGTCCTGCGTCTCAGTGATACTcttccatagatccctaccgcaAGAGCGTTGACGCCTAAATGCCGGTGtgtatacagtggaacctcgataactcggattaatcgggaccgtgACCGATCCGgtttatcgaaaatccgggttagccggagaatatggtaaaaattaataaaatacggtatacttacagataaattccgttataattgaaataacatgaaataatatgcacagtacacatctaaaaattactaaaaacacgtaaacacaaacctaagcaaacggaagcgaacaatacaagactgtactacacacaatacaatcacaatcggaacgatgttatgttatttaagaacagtgaagaACTAATacctttgtttaaaaaagaattttttaaatagtctttattcttttttaaacaatgctaagacagtttgattgaaataaataaaggaatactacaacatctgcctgttgtttccgataattcaAGACAATGAACCTGCCGCCGTGTgtcatgagtcatttttactatcgtatagctcaaattacacaaatacatattatatctcaaatattatattacatacctacatttttattttgaattgttgaaatgtttgtctgatgaaaatcggtccgggttatcgggggccgacttatcggggttccactgtattaacgTTTGTCTAATTattgtttatgttttattttagcgCCAAAAGTCGCTGTCAACCTAAATGTGTGTGCTGCATCTATACCTTCAATTTATCAGTTCTATGCTGCACTTGGAGTTAGACTGGTTCCTAACACCTATTGGTGTACCTGCCCACCAGGTTACAACTATCTGAACGTACCATTTACTGTAACCACGTCTTAAGATGATGTTCTTGATTGTCAATAtaatttgtttagaattaaacTTATAGAAAAATtagactttatttttttaatgttgttagACATTTGTTTAGGTGTAGCATTTAAGGTTTTTTTATTTGTGCTGGAAAATACCGCTTCCCAGTTTGAAGATGAACAGTATAtaaaaaatttcttcttcttcttcttctttctactTTATAACTAGGCTCATGCCTGTTTCatttcggtttttagcctcaattaaCGTTGTCTGACCAtgttttcctcggtcgtcccaattcaatgatcttcttccatttggcgatttgtctctttctattcgtactattctattttatgtcattctttctatgtgttaaTTCCatttcatttttcttcttttagtccacatgtttatttccaCTATAGgtaccacatctcgctcgtatttctTCACTCTGTCTTTTATAAAAGACTCTATAGAGTTTGGTTTGTCATTtttgtgcaaggttgaggtacattttggttttttaGAATTGGTATCACTTTGGTTTTCTGAATACATTCCAAATTGCCCACAGACCGAGTGTGTCctgtcgatgagtcgttgtagaccaAGTCAGAAcccgcaatcaacaccgtatcgTCGGCGTATCTGATGGTGTTGATAGTCACCCTGAATCTCATTCGTTGATtcctccagtgcctctttaaatatAAACGCGTTTCTAACATATTTTATTGTGGTTTCTCTTCTATTTaggaacttcttcttctttttgtattgaCATGacactgtctgttttttcaatgtgcatctagtaagttgtcgttccatcgttttcgtggtcttcccactaaaCGTCTgcctattggagaaccgtctctcgctgtcccttactactatatttgttgtcattcggcttatgtggttgttccattctactcttctgtttttcacccagtcaTTAATGTTGTGCACCTTGGATCTCCGTCGTacatctgcacttctagctctagcTCTTAGTATCTTACAATCGATTtttgttttcatctctgctgtttctagcattccttttatcctttctgtatcaggtcgtgtttctgccgcatatgtcattattgtttgatgattgttttgtaaattctgctttcacttcttttccgatatttttatttctccattttGTTTCGTTCAGGCAATCTGctgctctgtttgctttattcatctgatcttccacttctgtttcgagctttccgtagctagatagtgtgatgcctagatatttaaactctataACTTGTTCTGTTATCGGactctccagctctaatttacagcttattagatttgctgttataaccatgcatttagtctttttttggagaaattaacattttaaattttctagcggttatattaaattggtgcagcatatgtTGTAAATCaccttcactttgagagattagtattgcgtcatCTGCGTAGCAGATTATTATAAGTTGTTTTTTTTCCCATtcggtatcctttttttgttcctacttttttattattttatccatgatcaggttgaacaatacaGAACTTAGAGAGTCTCCCtctcttatcccattgccagcttaaattgggtcagttcttcatctacttttacttttattgtgttgttctggtagacattttcgatcgttttaattattcctagaggtatctAGAATAGGAACCTTACCGTAGGAACTGTACCTTAAGAACCTTACCCTAGGAACCTTAGAGGTAGCTCGATTACCTTAGTAACTGAAgtacaaaatacaaataatcGTGTCTAtaattcatgtaaattttatttaaataagattTTATTTGACTCTCAAATGTGCAGACATGATGCTTGTACatgtaaaataaatttaattatatataGGGTGAGACAAATAAccggcctattagaaatatctcgagaactaaaggtaacagaatcataaaaattggaatgaaggggttttgaagtcTGATctatttattgaaaatattttttatctatttcctacttccagttataccggaagttgcttataacttcgtttttttttaagttatacttctttacgatcgagagtgaaattttataatgccgggcgcatgcgcacacagacagtatgtatttcgttgctaatctttcaagatatatatgtatcagcgctgccagcgcaaataagtcatattatatcatataaaaggatatattagtgttcctagtaaatgtattatttattataatttttgtgtctttggatttgtcttcctcggtaataagatattttataataatagtaagtatatttaaagtatttttgtatacttcacttggccattaaatttgtcagtatgtatatatatcttgtaacctgtcaaagcaaaagtaatatagctcagtggtagagcgtgtaaccggagatcaagaggtcccgggttcaaatcccggacgattcatattcctttttttatatttttggtatcgttttaataaaaaaaatttaaaagtggtaggtaaagaaagttagtttaatatttaaataaaatacaaataacctgttaagtatattaatttcgttgaaatcataataatagaagtataacttcttacgtgcgtacaaagtacacacacattctttttttttaatagaacgccctgtatatttttggattttcttcgatgtatcctttcttaaaatataaggttttgtaatgttatacattATACAGGTTGGTttaaagataattacgtttttttaatttatttcgtAGCTTTCACACCTTTAATTGTAGTAGTTTAAgatcaaaaactatatttatgttcaaatgatttttaatatacatagtctactattgttaaaaattattagtatagctaagtcttgaattttagtatacagggttggtcgaaactcggaatgagtattttctgagttttcttaaatggaactggtattttaatattgtattgaatcgacattttatggtactttttttatttcttaagcattccctatacctaactgctttaatttgggCTTAGTTGTTAATCGCACCAGCAATCTTAACTAGGTAGGTATTTTGACAGgtcaaccattattggtaattttaaggatcagtctaggtctagattaatatgtatttatttccgaaaaattatttgtgattaaatattttcacagccGTGAAACCAAATTTCACGTactttttgttgcaattaatgtttgttttgaatcaccaataactcacaaaataAACAGTTAgctatagggaatgcttaagaaataaacaagtaccataaaatatcatttcactacaatactaaaatacaggatgttccatttaaaaaaattcaaaaattactcattccgagtttcgaccaaccttgtacactaaaattaaaaatttagctatactaaaaatcatttaaacataaaCACAGTTTTTGGTGTCAAActactaaaattctacagggtgtgaaaattgttacgaaattaattaaaaaaacgtaattatcttttaaactactttatATAACATTACagaacctcatattttaagaaagaagacatcgagaataatccaaaaatgtaaaaatatgcagggtgtcccatttaaaaaaacgaagttaaaaatattttcattaaataaatcactcttcaaaaccccttcattccaattttcatgattctgttgtctttagttctcgagatatttctaatggGCCCTTTATTGGCCTCGCCCTGTATTCagacaaaaaatataataaaattaacctGCTTTGCAGTAGCAGGTCGCACAGCAAACTGCAGGGGGACAGCATGACGCACCTGGAACAACTACTTGTCCTGAGGGTCCATCTTGAACATGTATTATGGTGGGGTTCATTGATGTCAGCGGTTTTTTTGAGAAGAAGTTGACTAGATCAGAGAAGGTGTTTGATATTGATCCCATAAATCGCTCTATGCCTTGAgagaaataacattttttgggTGGTAGTATAACATTGCCATGGATGCATACAAATATGGCGGAAAGTATAACCTAAAATCAGAAAGGTTTTTAAAATCATCATAATATCAAACGTCCAAACCAAAAACTACCAACATTAAAGTGGATGACCAGTTGATAGAGGCAGTTTCCATAGATATAGGAATGTGACAAGTGAGACAAGGGTGCATTCTGTCCCTGTGCTTATTTATATTTATGTGTTATTTAAGTGGATTAcgaaaaagcgtttgatcgtgtccaacaccacaggttaatgcagatcctcaagaaactTGATATAGACcattttttgtattagtattaaatacaaaaatctattttgtAAAATAGAAAAATTTGTATTCGTATCAAacggcacaattaaaaatagacaattctatctCCAAACCCGTACATATAAAAAGGGGTGTTCGACGGGGATGTGTGCGtttccctcttttatttaacatagtcgatcttcaacaacttgttaCTATAATCGGAGAATGCAGTAAGCgaatgatcatctccagaaacttggatgaaCTTGAAAACtacaccataacactgaataccaagtccattgaaaaagTGAGCAAGTTTAATACCTGTGCACGTGGCTTtctgaagactgggcatcggacagggaagtaaaacgtcgcattgagcaagctcgacaagctttcgtaaaattcaggaaggtattGACCTGTTCAGAattcgatcttcaactgagactgcggtttactaagtgctacgtatggtcggtgctACTATAGGTATGACGTAGAGgactggacactcaaaacgagggataaacagattagaagccttcgaaatgtggcttaaTCGCcatttttcctgtccaatttctataatttgatcaatccatctctttcttggcctccctttccttcttttaccatatctttttgattccatcacctgctttaaTAGTCTTCCTTggtccattttaattttattttttggatcttggttattatcgattcctgtttcagtctttgtctaataacTTCATTTCTAATTCtatccaatttcgtttttcctattttctcagctgcttcatctccgctgcgtttattgtactgtctctttttgcattgtttacccatgtctcacttgcatatattaaagttggtacagatattgcattgtataccttcagttttatttttttatctctttcttcctttccaaatattgttctatttaatgcatagtagatcttatttgcttttttcgccctgtatgaaatttcttgatctagcttttcatcctctgatattattactcccaggtattcaaatgtcgagactgtttctattatttcatttttgcacctaaatatcgtttggtttatttttcccttttcttttgggctactatcatggtcttcgttttctttacatttacctccattttctatttcttccacccagatatcgattaatttttgcattttctctttattgtctgctattgttactaggtcatctgcatatagtaatccctccattctcactggtaccaaattcctgtaccctattgttgactgtaattgccttgactttcttttagcgctcttcattactctatccattactaatataaacaaaactgggctgaaactgtccccttgttttattcctctccttaggtttattattggcgatctgtttccgtttatttctactttagcaagtacgtttctatatgtactttttaccacgtttactatcttttgcgggatttgcaggtcttccattactgaccatattacttctctatttatagaatcaaagtcagctttaatatctataaacgtaatatataattcttctcctatttcgtttttcctttcaattatatttctcagtatgtatatattatctgttgttcctctttccttcct is from Diabrotica virgifera virgifera chromosome 9, PGI_DIABVI_V3a and encodes:
- the LOC114324900 gene encoding uncharacterized protein LOC114324900, which produces MMKFVLISVLVALAVADPQPGAVEVLGGLGKTVNGAVDATARGAKSLFGIETPKVAVNLNVCAASIPSIYQFYAALGVRLVPNTYWCTCPPGYNYLNVPFTVTTS
- the LOC126892934 gene encoding uncharacterized protein LOC126892934, encoding MNKTPTLLLKLVILSAIFVCIHGNVILPPKKCYFSQGIERFMGSISNTFSDLVNFFSKKPLTSMNPTIIHVQDGPSGQVVVPGASCCPPAVCCATCYCKAG